The following nucleotide sequence is from Paracrocinitomix mangrovi.
TTTATTAACAGCTCCAGGTTCTGGAATTCCGAATATCGTTTACGGAATCAACCATAAAGATGTGAATTTAGAAGCCGACCACATTGTTTCAGCAGCATCTTGTACAACTAATGCCATCTCTCCTATTCTTAAAGTAATGGAAGATAAATATGGAATTGTAAAAGGACATATTGAAACAATTCATGCTTATACAAACGACCAAAACTTGTTGGATAACATGCACAAGAAACCAAGAAGAGGTCGTTCTGCAGCTATTAATATGGTAATTACATCTACAGGTGCCGGAAAAGCAGTTACTAAAGTAATTCCTTCATTGGAGAATAAATTAACTGCAAACGCAGTAAGGGTACCAACTCCAAACGGTTCATTAGCAATGATCAACTTGTCATTAGACAAAGCTGTAACTGTAGAAGATGTAAATGCTTCAATTAAAGATGCTGCCTTAAACGGAGCCTTGGTAAACCAAATTTATTATTCAGTTGATGAAGAGTTAGTATCAAATGATATTATTGGCAACACTTGTTGTTCTGTATTTGATGCTCCTGCAACAATCGTTTCTCCTGATGGCAAAAACGTGGTTATCTATACCTGGTATGACAACGAATATGGTTATACAAAACAGGTAATCAGATTAGCAAAACACATTGCAAAAGTGAGAAGACACATTTACTACTAGTAGTAGTTTAAATAGATTAAAAAAGGGATGCTAAATAGCATCCCTTTTTTTGTTTTAGAATCAATTTTATATATTGAACGCTGTTACTTCAAGGCAAAACTTGAATTATATTCTAAAATCTAACTCTATGAAAACTAAATTTTTAAATCTACTACTACTGATTAGCGGACTGTTTTTGGCCTCTAGCTTTTCAAAAAATGAAACTTCTATTACCTATAAAAAACTCTATGCACAAAATGTATGGAGCGATATAGATTCGACACATAATGACAATTCTTTTTTATTTAAACCATCCAATAAGAAAACCATTGGATGGAGTGTGATTAAATGGGAAATGGATCTTGACCAACTAGAAAAAGACATCAAAGATCAAAATCAAAACCTATATACATTGTTTCTCTATCACGTGCTAAAAAATGAGGTAGCTCTTTATGCGCCATTTGACCCAAATTGGGTTGATCACAAAGACAAAGGTCTGTTTAAATACCCAATAAATGCCGAATTGTACGGTAAATCTAAGGATGGAACATTTTTCACAGACAATAATTACAAAAACTTTGTGAAAGAAGGATTTTTAGGTAGTACAAATTGGGGAGCTCCTCTTGTAGCAATGCAAAGTATAGCTAAACCAGGTAATGACTCAATCAATGCTAAAGGAGATGTTGTTTACTATCCTAGAGAATACAATTATTATAGCGATCGAGATATAATTAAATATCGTATTCGTGAAGAATGGATGACAAATGAAGCTGGTGAAGTAGTAAAGAAGCAGATAAAAGCTATTGCTCCAGTTATGAATAACTATGATATGAATGGGAAACTTATGGGAGAAAGAATTCTTTTTTGGATTAATTATGAGGATATCGCTCCTTTTTTAGATAATTACTACACCAAAACAGAAAAAAATGAAAAGAAGAAAGTGATTTCATACAAAGATTATTTTGATGACAATCTATATCATTCAACTATTGTAGAAAAGGATAGTTTACACTTGAACTCAAATAAATAAAATATCAAAAGACCTTCAGTAGAGGGTCTTTTTTTGTGCGCTAGGATTCAAAGGTTAATTGAAATTTCGGTGTAACATTCTGACTTATTTTTCATTACATTGCCATAAATCTAAACTCAAACAATATGAACAAATTTTTACTCACTTTAATTCTTTGCGCCGGATTCGCTACTATTGGCTTTAATCAGGCAAACAACTACTCAAATGGTGCCACTGTAGCAGATTTCACTGTTACCGATACACAAGGCAACACACATAACCTTTACACAATTACCGCTTCAGGAAAATACGTTTTTGTTGACTTTTTCTTTGACACTTGCGGTCCTTGCCAACAAACACAGCCGTTTTACAATGAATTACACGATAAATACGGATGTAATGCAGGAGATCTTTATGTAATATCTATCAATAACGGAACTGATTCAGATGCTGAAGTAGATGCTTTTGAAGCAACTTATGGAGGAACATTCAATCATGCACCGGCAGTATCTGCAGATGGTGGCGGTGGAGCCGTAACTTCTGCTTTTGGCGTTGGAGCTTTCCCAACTTATTGTTTAATTGGACCGGATAACAAAATGGTTCAGAATGATGTGTGGCCAATCTCTGATGTAAGCACTTTTGAAGCTGCATTTCCT
It contains:
- a CDS encoding T9SS type A sorting domain-containing protein, with product MNKFLLTLILCAGFATIGFNQANNYSNGATVADFTVTDTQGNTHNLYTITASGKYVFVDFFFDTCGPCQQTQPFYNELHDKYGCNAGDLYVISINNGTDSDAEVDAFEATYGGTFNHAPAVSADGGGGAVTSAFGVGAFPTYCLIGPDNKMVQNDVWPISDVSTFEAAFPSGFNPTVMACSAASIVNNSIEKLTVYPNPANDVLNINFETTVAATATIEIVNMLGAVVISEDINTTNGSNQHVLNVNDLSSGQYVARINSGTQLTTVKFNKL